GGGCTTCTGGACAGACCCTGGAACCTGGAACCATGATGAGACAGGGTGCTTTCCACTTTCAGAAGAACATGACTTGGGGCAATGCTCACCATATGGCCAGAGGCACCAGTGGGCATCAGGGACAAGTGATCTGTTAGAAGAGCTGGCTGCATTCCCCTTACAGGAGGCCTGTGCCCAACCGCACACATGACCTTGGTGTTCATGAGTCCATTTCTCATAACTGACTGtaggatttttaaaatgattttcacccaattcttaaaaagaaatttaacaaaCACGCAAACCCCACGATAGAGCTCCCTTGACAGCAAGAGCACAGCCCACCCTACTGTCTACAAACTTCCCTGGAGGTGACACAGGAAGGGGTAATTAGATCTCTTTCCTTGTTGAGAGTCTTTCACCAGTAAGTTGTCAGAGGTGAACCCCAACAACCATAAGTTACCAGCAACAAGCAGATGGCTTCTCAGCCCACACCAAGAGAGGCCAATCAACTGACTTCTCTAACAAAACTCGGAAAgatggaaagcaggaaggaagactcCAGGCCCACAGGAGGACCTCTGCTTGTCTGGCCTCTTGATGAGGCCTGCCCGACAACCAAGCTGCAGCATGACATCAGCTCCCATTTCTACCCCTTTGTGTGCTAGGCTGAGGATGTGCGACAGAAGAGATCTTCCTAGGAACCCCAGGGTTTGATAACAGTTCCTAAAGACCCAGCAGAGAGAACTTTGGTACCTTGTGAAGCTGTTTCAAGCCATCTTCAGTCTTGACACAGGACTGTTCAACATTATAGTCAATTCTGTCAAGGACTGTACCCTGAGTAATAAGAGACAGTAGAGATGGTCAGTTACAGCAAGGGAGACTAAACTTCAAGCCCTGAGACATGCATGTGTCACAGACGTCAGGACTCACTCCTGAGCAGTGCCAGGCACTCTGTAGAGAGTGCTGTGTCCGCTGCAGCAAGAACCACATGGATTTCTGGTTTTGATGCAGCTCCTATAGAAATACCACCTTCAGATGTACTAGGCTTAGAGACCTGTTTCAGAGAAATGGGCTCTGGGAAGCAAAGGGCCATGGGTTTCCACTCTTGCTGCTCAGATACTGGAGCCTGGTGGACGGAGACTACCAGCTAGGTTCTCCCCCATAGCCAGGCTGCTCCGATCACCATCTGACATGACAGCTTGGATCCCAAGGACAGATTATTAAACAGTCTCTTGGTTCTGAGGAAGCATGGAAGAAAGACGGCAATTCACAGGGAAACACAGCAGTTAACCAGCCGGCTCTGATAGGGCCTCAGATGCTCTACTCTGTAGTTAGTTTCAGGGGACCAGGACCCAAACAAATCCCTGCTGGCAAGATAATAAAACGCCCTAATCAGATTGTAACAATGAACAACGATTTAATTCTACTTAAAAGCTGGTGGTTCCAACAGCCATTACACAACAATCTGCACTGTCAGAAGGGAATCTTGTACAATGGCAGAATTAGGCCAGGCTTGGTCAGAGTCCACCGAGCCTCCAAAGGATGCATGTACATGAATATCTTTGGGGCAAAGCAGAAAAACATTAGaatttctattccttttttcttctagattaaaaaaatggcattttcaCAGGGAATGACAAAAGCCCACAGTACCCGAAAACGCAGAGTCCCCCAAACACATGCAGTGTGAGGAACACACATTTGAATGTTTTCCCAACTGGAGTACAGGGTGAAAGGACCACGGGGAAGGAAGGGCAACACACCCCAAAGGGCACACACCTGCTCCACAATCATGGCTCCCAAGTCCCTGAAGATTTCATTGAGGTCGGAAATGGACTGCACGATCTGACGGATCTCCCGCTCCCTCTCCACCACCATCAGTGTATTCTGCTCTACCAGGACCAGCTGCTCATCCGTGAAACCCTGTCCACACAAGAGTCTCCCTGCTAGGAAAGCTGTGGCAAGCCAGTTCAGACAACATTTACGGAAAACaaattctgaaaatgtttttataaagcaTTTGGCAACAGGTAAGTTTCTTCCTTGACAGGACAAACAGCACAGTGTACTACAGCAGCTGAAGTAGAAGTGTACAGACAGCACAGTGTGTACTACAGCAGCTGAAGTAGAAGTGGACAGACAGCACAGTGTGTACTACAGCAGCTGAAGTAGAAGTGGACAAAGAAGCCACGTGTGTAGCCACATGGAGCTTGAGGATGGGTCTGTGTGTCTCGGGTTGTGGGAAGCAACCTCTAGGCCTCCCTGTGACAGCTGGGAAGAAAACACAACATGGCTATTCTTGCCTGTGGTAAGAACTACTTGGTAGACACAAGATAGCAGCACTCCCTACCCCCAAACTGCAcaggagcaaggaacttaggaaaAGAGGGGGCAGATGCGGGTTTCATCACAGACCTGACCATACAGGGCAGCATCATCTCCGTCATCCATCAGTGGCACTGACGTGTCAAAGAAATGCTGGGACCGCTCCTCTCGGTTCTTCATGCCTACCAGACAGGAGCCCACTTTACTTGGATGCATATGACTACTGCTCCACCATTAAAGAGTAAAAGCCAGCAGCAAGGGGAGGCCCCCAAACAGGTCTGAAGAAGCCCACCTCCAGGGGGGCCTTGTGTTAAAGCACTGCAACAGCATGCAAGTGTTTCGGGTACTTGGGCAGCCACTCTTTAAATCCAACTCACTGGATGCCAAGACAGACAGTAAACAACCATCTGAGACTCTCTAAGCAAAACAGAAATAGTTATTCTAACTGATCTTATAACACACTAACACAAAGCCAATATTCTCACCTGGAAGATCTTTAGTAAGCGCTCTGGTCAGATTCTGAGGGGAGGGGTCAAAATCAAAACAGATGTGTAGGTTGTGGAGGGGCAGGGTCTCTGGAGTAAGCGGGGTTTTACCCACTACAATGACAATACAGAAAAACCCAGCAACAGGGTGTTTACACCATACTTTCAAGCTCCAGGGCTATGTAGATGTCCCTGTGAGGAGGAACTGGCTCTTACACGTGTGTCCTCAGAACTCCAAAGCTCACCATCACACCACAACAAGTGTTCCTCCCTAAATATGCTGCGGCATTCCAAGTCTGCAGACAGCCAGGGCCGGCTGGCTGGGCACGAACTGTCTATAGCACCGCACCAGGAGCCAGGCCTTTCCTCCTCAGCAAGGGTCTCCCAGGGAAGCAGCTTCCTCTGCTTGAAAAGCTGTCAATGTACCTAACTAGCTGTTAACAATGACAGGCAAGAGCTGGATAGAGAAACCGCCCCAAaggaggacagaaaacacaatgtTTCTTACTCAAGATTCCCTCAACCAGGGCCGGCAGCACTCACGTTTCAGGTAGCCGGACTGTGCATGCCGGAAGCTGGTGGACAGCTCCTGCAGGGCCTGTGCCAGGGAGGCCACCACGTTCCGCAGCAGCCGCTCCTCCTGCTCGGAGCAGGCCCTTCTCGCCTGGCTGGGCAGGGCCTGCACAGCACGCTGGCACCTATGGAAGAGCTGAGAGAATAGCTCTGGCTTACATCAAGAGGCCTCTCCTCGCCAAAGCAAGGAGGCACCTTGCTCTGCAAACTGATATGAGGGGTTGGGTAAGgtaggtaggggtgtgtgtgtgtgtgtgtgtgtgtgtagggctggCTAGAGGTTTCGTGTACACGCACTGTAGACTGTTTGTACGATGTCTATGGTGAGCCCAATCTGCTCACTCCACGCCCTGTCACTCACTATGTGCCCGACCATTCCTTCACTTCAGGAGGAGCACAAGGCAGGGACCAGTGTGGTTTCTAGGCCCACttgagggcagagtcagagactggGGGAGAAACCGTCCTGGTGGCTTGGCTTCAGAGCAGGCTGCAGACATGTGGATGTCTACTCTCAGAGTAAGAAGGCGAATTAAACAGAGTCACACCACCTAAAGGTTAGACAGTGTTTCCAATAAAATCCCCAGGATGTCTTCTTACAGAGCTGTGCTTTAGCATAAAATTGCAAGTCCTGGTGTGAGACAGCAATTACACACTCTAACATCAAATGATCAAATGCATTACTATGCTGCATCGAGTTTTACATTCTCAAACACAGTGGGATCTACCAACAACCGAAAAATAGTGCCTAGACCTCCaagaaaaccacacacatgcTGGCAACTCACAGTCCCTGTGAGGGCTTCCAGCAGGCCATCACCTGCTGCATTTACAACAGGGTCTGTGGCGCTGGAGGTACCCTCACCTGTGTGATCTCTTGGGTGGTTATCTCGATGGCATGCTCTTCCTCGCTGCTGTCATCCAAGGTGGGCCTATTCAGATGCTTGTCATGAAGGCTGGCTAACTCCTTCATCTTCTGCTTTATGCGGCCAACATCATACTGTACCTAAACAAGCGAAGTCACAAGAATCCAGCTCATGCCTAGCAGATAGACTGCATTCAAGATGATGAACTGCACCAGACTCTGAGTTCAGCTGAATTTGGCGACTTACTGACAcacaaataagtttttaaattcaagttgcaaaaaaaaaaaaaaaagaaaggaaagaaagaaagaaagaaagaaagaaagaaagaaagaaagaaaaaaaaaagctgggagaagctcggtggttaagggcacttgttgttATGGTAGAagactgggttcagttcccagcacctacatgctgATTTACAGTTATCTGTGCAACTGCAGTGCCAGGGGCTCCAATGTCCTTCTATTATCTCCACAGGCGCATAActggtacagacatacatgcaggcaaaacactatcaccca
This portion of the Microtus ochrogaster isolate Prairie Vole_2 linkage group LG8, MicOch1.0, whole genome shotgun sequence genome encodes:
- the Stx16 gene encoding syntaxin-16 isoform X3, whose translation is MATRRLTDAFLLLRNNSIQNRQLLAEQLADDRMALVSGISLDPEAAIGVTKRSPPKWVDGVDEVQYDVGRIKQKMKELASLHDKHLNRPTLDDSSEEEHAIEITTQEITQLFHRCQRAVQALPSQARRACSEQEERLLRNVVASLAQALQELSTSFRHAQSGYLKRMKNREERSQHFFDTSVPLMDDGDDAALYGQGFTDEQLVLVEQNTLMVVEREREIRQIVQSISDLNEIFRDLGAMIVEQGTVLDRIDYNVEQSCVKTEDGLKQLHKAEQYQKKNRKMLVILILVVIIVVLTVVLIGVKSR
- the Stx16 gene encoding syntaxin-16 isoform X4 — protein: MATRRLTDAFLLLRNNSIQNRQLLAEQVQYDVGRIKQKMKELASLHDKHLNRPTLDDSSEEEHAIEITTQEITQLFHRCQRAVQALPSQARRACSEQEERLLRNVVASLAQALQELSTSFRHAQSGYLKRMKNREERSQHFFDTSVPLMDDGDDAALYGQGFTDEQLVLVEQNTLMVVEREREIRQIVQSISDLNEIFRDLGAMIVEQGTVLDRIDYNVEQSCVKTEDGLKQLHKAEQYQKKNRKMLVILILVVIIVVLTVVLIGVKSR
- the Stx16 gene encoding syntaxin-16 isoform X1, with product MATRRLTDAFLLLRNNSIQNRQLLAEQVSSHTTSSPLHSRSIAAELDELADDRMALVSGISLDPEAAIGVTKRSPPKWVDGVDEVQYDVGRIKQKMKELASLHDKHLNRPTLDDSSEEEHAIEITTQEITQLFHRCQRAVQALPSQARRACSEQEERLLRNVVASLAQALQELSTSFRHAQSGYLKRMKNREERSQHFFDTSVPLMDDGDDAALYGQGFTDEQLVLVEQNTLMVVEREREIRQIVQSISDLNEIFRDLGAMIVEQGTVLDRIDYNVEQSCVKTEDGLKQLHKAEQYQKKNRKMLVILILVVIIVVLTVVLIGVKSR
- the Stx16 gene encoding syntaxin-16 isoform X2: MATRRLTDAFLLLRNNSIQNRQLLAEQELDELADDRMALVSGISLDPEAAIGVTKRSPPKWVDGVDEVQYDVGRIKQKMKELASLHDKHLNRPTLDDSSEEEHAIEITTQEITQLFHRCQRAVQALPSQARRACSEQEERLLRNVVASLAQALQELSTSFRHAQSGYLKRMKNREERSQHFFDTSVPLMDDGDDAALYGQGFTDEQLVLVEQNTLMVVEREREIRQIVQSISDLNEIFRDLGAMIVEQGTVLDRIDYNVEQSCVKTEDGLKQLHKAEQYQKKNRKMLVILILVVIIVVLTVVLIGVKSR